A single genomic interval of Lathyrus oleraceus cultivar Zhongwan6 chromosome 7, CAAS_Psat_ZW6_1.0, whole genome shotgun sequence harbors:
- the LOC127107086 gene encoding acyl-coenzyme A thioesterase 2, chloroplastic isoform X1, with amino-acid sequence MKPFRKPKLCQLHYLIRFTFNSPSYPLNLHLHNHQTKSLSTDSQDPKTTTKSLPNPIDAGSSNRKPISLWPGMHHSPATHALWEARSNLFEKPVNGNGDPSSYDPKSPSQSRTSISYNFSSDLILREQYRNPWNHIRMGKLVEDFDALAGTIALKHCCNEDGSTRPLLLVTAAVDKMVLKKSIHIDADFTIVGAVTWVGRSSMEIQLEMIQSPHAENPNISNSPAIVANFTFVARDSNTGKAIPINQITPETENERLLWEEAEQGNKLRKKKKEENKHGESGDSAKLSALLAEGRIFSDMPALADRNSILMKDTYLQNSFICQPQQRNIHGRIFGGFLMRRAFELAFSTAYAFAGAAPHFLEVDHVDFFKPVDVGNFLRLKSCVLYTELDNPGRPLLNIEVIAHVTKPELRSSEVSNRFYFTFGVDLEAIKNGLRIRNVVPGTEEEAQKVLERMDAENS; translated from the exons ATGAAACCATTCCGAAAACCAAAGCTATGTCAATTGCATTACCTTATCAGATTCACATTCAATTCTCCGAGTTATCCATTGAATCTGCATCTTCACAATCACCAAACCAAATCTCTGTCCACCGATTCACAAGACCCAAAAACAACAACAAAGTCACTTCCGAATCCCATCGATGCAGGCTCTTCTAACCGCAAACCCATCAGTTTATGGCCTGGGATGCACCATTCCCCAGCCACTCACGCTCTCTGGGAAGCAAGATCCAACCTTTTCGAAAAACCAGTTAATGGCAATGGTGATCCCTCTTCATATGATCCAAAATCTCCTTCCCAAAGCAGGACTAGTATTTCGTATAATTTCTCTTCTGATCTCATTCTTCGTGAGCAGTATAGAAACCCTTGGAATCATATTAGGATGGGGAAGCTTGTTGAGGATTTTGATGCTCTTGCTGGAACCATTGCTTTGAAg CATTGTTGTAATGAAGATGGTAGTACGAGGCCCCTTCTATTGGTTACTGCTGCTGTTGACAAGATGGTTCTTAAGAAATCAATTCATATTGATGCTGATTTTACTATTGTTGGTGCTGTTACCTGGGTTGGACGGTCATCCATGGAGATTCAATTGGAAATGATCCAGTCACCGCATG CAGAGAATCCAAATATCTCAAACTCACCTGCAATTGTAGCTAACTTCACATTTGTGGCTCGTGATTCTAATACGGGAAAGGCAATCCCAATCAACCAGATCACACCTGAAACCGAAAATGAAAGATTGCTCTGGGAAGAAGCAGAACAAGGAAACAAATTAAGGAAGAAAAAGAAGGAAGAAAATAAGCATGGAGAGAGTGGAGACAGTGCCAAGCTCAGTGCACTTTTAGCAGAAGGGCGTATCTTCTCCGATATGCCAGCATTGGCAGACAGAAACAGCATCCTGATGAAGGATACTTACCTGCAAAACTCTTTTATCTGTCAGCCACAACAAAGAAACATCCATGGTCGTATTTTTGGGGGGTTTTTGATGCGAAGAGCTTTTGAACTTGCCTTTTCAACGGCTTATGCGTTTGCCGGTGCAGCACCTCATTTCTTGGAAGTTGATCATGTTGATTTTTTTAAACCA GTGGATGTTGGAAATTTTCTTCGTCTCAAATCATGTGTTTTGTACACAGAACTTGACAATCCAGGTAGACCCCTGCTGAATATTGAAGTAATTGCGCATGTCACAAAGCCTGAACTTCGGTCTAGCGAG GTATCCAACAGATTCTATTTCACATTTGGTGTTGATCTTGAGGCTATTAAAAATGGATTAAGGATTCGAAATGTAGTTCCTGGTACAGAAGAGGAAGCACAAAAGGTGCTCGAACGCATGGATGCTGAGAACTCTTAA
- the LOC127107085 gene encoding formin-like protein 2 produces MCTMFLTILSILLFSSRACASSYHRRILHQPLYPSISLPPTQPPSSSPQTQPKPQQQQPKLPFSSISSSSSSSPPLKPFFPTFQSPPLPPSPTFLATFPANISSLLLPQPHPQTHTHRTAAAVVISLCLFSITILTVSAIFAFYRRHLNHTSSFTTANDDNASRSDSLRLFPPNTASSDAVDGKPHDKPTSGSEIFHLGTVASSYDTTVTAESTSGNDGFSPPYWQLTDSPELHPLPRLPRYNVTTWTSELNKEKEEDKKTEDEEEEEFYSPKDSPSGNKQQSPSPSSSSPVVAVAVTATSSRSFNVFHFDKFGSRSFTSRTPSYPLSYSLSRSPSLNLSPIHSVKSLPPHNPASPSFSSSSSSPIRFEDFRSNWDGMNSQATKLSRPAPPPMPPRFWETPVVASQNDNEETRKPKLKALHWDKVKASSDRAMVWDQLRPSSFQLNEDMIETLFMINNSNENSALASKDKARNQIFHSSPMPPENRVLDPKKSQNIAILLRALNVTIDEVCEALREGNCDTLGTELLESLLKMAPTKEEEAKLKEFKDDSPFKLGPAEKFLKVMLDIPFAFNRVDAMLYIANFDSELEYLKKSFHTLEVACDELKNSRMFMKILEAVLRTGNRMNVGTDRGDAQAFKLDTLLKLVDIKGTDKKTTLLHFVVHEIVRTEGSHADSVNNLQYTLQDEVDSRKLGLQVVSGLSGELANVKKAAVMDSDTLSSDVAKLANGIEKVARVVKLNEESPLKETNQKFSEAVKGFLERGEAEISRITAQEKNALALVKEITEYFHGNSEKEEAHPFRIFTVVKDFLSILDSVCRQVGKANERTLVGSHQYVMPAISTLPPIFPEFSAMQPSDSSESD; encoded by the exons ATGTGCACAATGTTCTTAACCATACTCAGTATTCTCTTGTTTTCATCACGTGCTTGTGCTTCTTCTTACCACCGTCGTATCCTCCACCAACCGCTCTATCCTTCTATCTCTCTTCCACCTACACAACCACCTTCCTCTTCACCTCAAACCCAACCCaaaccacaacaacaacaacctaAGCTTCCATTTTcttccatttcttcttcttcttcttcttctcctccaCTAAAGCCTTTCTTCCCTACTTTCCAATCTCCACCACTCCCTCCTTCTCCAACTTTCCTCGCCACTTTTCCTGCTAACATCTCCTCCTTACTCCTCCCACAGCCTCATCCCCAAACCCACACCCACCGCACCGCTGCTGCCGTCGTTATCTCCCTCTGTCTTTTCTCTATCACCATCCTCACCGTATCTGCTATCTTCGCCTTCTACCGTCGCCATCTCAACCACACTTCTTCCTTCACCACCGCAAACGACGACAATGCTTCCAGGTCTGACAGTCTCCGTTTATTCCCGCCGAACACCGCCTCTTCAGACGCCGTCGACGGGAAGCCTCACGATAAACCAACCTCCGGGTCTGAGATATTCCACCTCGGTACAGTAGCAAGCTCATACGACACAACCGTTACAGCAGAATCAACCTCAGGCAATGACGGTTTCTCGCCGCCGTACTGGCAACTCACAGACTCCCCGGAGCTTCATCCCTTACCTCGTCTACCACGTTACAATGTCACAACATGGACGAGTGAACTGAacaaagaaaaagaagaagacaaaaaaacagaagatgaagaagaagaagagttTTATTCTCCGAAAGATTCTCCTTCTGGAAACAAACAACAGAGtccttctccttcttcttcttcaccgGTCGTTGCAGTTGCTGTTACTGCAACAAGCTCTCGTTCATTCAACGTTTTCCATTTTGATAAATTTGGTAGCAGAAGCTTCACTTCAAGAACACCTTCTTACCCCCTTTCTTACTCACTTTCTCGTTCTCCTTCTCTCAATCTTAGTCCAATCCATAGCGTGAAATCTTTACCTCCTCACAACCCTGCATCcccttctttttcttcttcctcttcGTCTCCAATCCGGTTTGAAGATTTTCGTTCAAATTGGGATGGTATGAATTCTCAGGCAACCAAACTGTCTCGTCCTGCTCCGCCGCCTATGCCGCCGAGGTTTTGGGAGACTCCGGTGGTGGCTTCTCAAAATGATAATGAGGAAACTCGAAAGCCAAAGTTGAAGGCTTTACATTGGGATAAAGTTAAGGCAAGCTCAGATAGGGCCATGGTTTGGGATCAGTTGAGACCAAGCTCTTTTCA GTTGAATGAGGACATGATTGAGACACTCTTTATGATAAATAATTCCAATGAAAATTCTGCTTTGGCTTCTAAAGATAAAGCGCGAAATCAAATATTCCATTCTTCTCCTATGCCACCGGAGAATCGGGTGCTTGATCCTAAGAAGTCTCAGAATATCGCCATTTTGCTTCGGGCACTGAATGTGACTATTGATGAAGTTTGTGAAGCCCTCAGGGAAG GAAATTGTGATACATTGGGAACAGAACTTCTAGAAAGCTTATTAAAGATGGCTCCAACCAAAGAGGAAGAAGCTAAGTTGAAGGAGTTTAAAGATGATTCACCCTTCAAGCTAGGCCCTGCTGAGAAATTTCTTAAAGTCATGCTTGATATACCTTTTGCATTCAACAGAGTCGACGCGATGCTCTACATTGCTAATTTTGATTCAGAATTAGAATACCTTAAGAAATCCTTTCATACTCTAGAG GTGGCTTGTGATGAATTGAAGAATAGCAGAATGTTTATGAAGATACTTGAGGCGGTTCTGAGAACTGGAAATCGAATGAATGTTGGCACTGATCGTGGTGACGCACAAGCATTCAAACTGGACACGCTTTTGAAGTTAGTTGATATTAAGGGAACTGATAAAAAGACTACTCTTTTACATTTTGTTGTACACGAGATTGTCAGAACCGAGGGTTCTCATGCCGACTCTGTCAACAACCTTCAATATACACTTCAAGACGAGGTTGACTCCAGGAAGCTTGGACTGCAAGTTGTGTCGGGTTTGAGCGGGGAGCTCGCCAACGTTAAAAAGGCTGCTGTTATGGATTCAGACACGCTGAGTAGTGATGTTGCTAAACTCGCCAACGGAATTGAAAAGGTTGCGCGGGTTGTAAAATTGAATGAAGAGTCACCTTTGAAAGAAACTAACCAAAAATTTTCTGAGGCAGTGAAAGGCTTCTTGGAGAGGGGGGAAGCTGAGATTTCAAGAATCACGGCACAAGAGAAAAATGCTCTCGCTTTAGTGAAGGAGATAACTGAGTATTTCCACGGTAATTCGGAAAAGGAAGAAGCTCATCCGTTTAGGATATTTACGGTTGTAAAAGATTTCCTCTCTATACTAGACAGTGTGTGCAGGCAAGTTGGGAAAGCAAATGAGAGGACTTTGGTCGGTTCACATCAATATGTAATGCCTGCAATCTCTACACTGCCACCAATTTTCCCTGAGTTTAGTGCTATGCAGCCATCCGATTCCTCAGAATCTGATTAG
- the LOC127107087 gene encoding uncharacterized protein LOC127107087 isoform X1, with translation MGKNQAYKAMQRARLGGASGGPDEVEDGMVDGSFHSPEWHAARLASLKTSHTITWEEYKKKQKEEELKKGELEADADRMMREYRAQLDAERARKLSQGRNHSSSKSKHSKDKRDKISKKHSSKKRKHSRRSSPSSSSSPSYSSSSEDEERSSKRSKSRSKRSKKEKKYKSKSKDSGTDSEDGGGPVPLSKFFGTSRVDSG, from the exons ATGGGGAAAAATCAAGCCTACAAAGCTATGCAGAGAGCTAGGCTTGGCGGTGCCTCCGGCGGCCCCGACGAGGTTGAAGATGGCATG GTGGATGGTTCATTTCATTCACCAGAGTGGCATGCCGCCCGTTTGGCTAGCCTTAAAACGTCTCACACGATCACCTGGGAAGAGTacaaaaagaaacaaaag GAAGAAGAACTGAAAAAGGGGGAGCTGGAAGCAGATGCAGATAGGATGATGAGGGAGTACAGGGCTCAACTAGATGCTGAAAGGGCTCGCAAACTTTCCCAGGGAAGAAATCACTCTAGTAGTAAGTCTAAACATTCAAAAG ATAAGAGGGACAAAATTTCGAAGAAGCATAGCAGCAAAAAAAGAAAG CATTCAAGAAGATCTTCTCCATCTAGCTCTTCATCACCCTCATACTCTTCCAGTAGTGAAGATGAAGAGAGATCGTCAAAAAGATCCAAGTCCAGGTCTAAGCGatcaaagaaggagaaaaagTACAAGTCAAAAAGCAAGGATTCTGGAACCGATAGTGAAGATGGTGGCGGACCAGTTCCCCTATCAAAATTCTTTGGGACATCAAGAGTTGATAGTGGTTAA
- the LOC127107086 gene encoding acyl-coenzyme A thioesterase 2, chloroplastic isoform X2: protein MKPFRKPKLCQLHYLIRFTFNSPSYPLNLHLHNHQTKSLSTDSQDPKTTTKSLPNPIDAGSSNRKPISLWPGMHHSPATHALWEARSNLFEKPVNGNGDPSSYDPKSPSQSRTSISYNFSSDLILREQYRNPWNHIRMGKLVEDFDALAGTIALKHCCNEDGSTRPLLLVTAAVDKMVLKKSIHIDADFTIVGAVTWVGRSSMEIQLEMIQSPHENPNISNSPAIVANFTFVARDSNTGKAIPINQITPETENERLLWEEAEQGNKLRKKKKEENKHGESGDSAKLSALLAEGRIFSDMPALADRNSILMKDTYLQNSFICQPQQRNIHGRIFGGFLMRRAFELAFSTAYAFAGAAPHFLEVDHVDFFKPVDVGNFLRLKSCVLYTELDNPGRPLLNIEVIAHVTKPELRSSEVSNRFYFTFGVDLEAIKNGLRIRNVVPGTEEEAQKVLERMDAENS, encoded by the exons ATGAAACCATTCCGAAAACCAAAGCTATGTCAATTGCATTACCTTATCAGATTCACATTCAATTCTCCGAGTTATCCATTGAATCTGCATCTTCACAATCACCAAACCAAATCTCTGTCCACCGATTCACAAGACCCAAAAACAACAACAAAGTCACTTCCGAATCCCATCGATGCAGGCTCTTCTAACCGCAAACCCATCAGTTTATGGCCTGGGATGCACCATTCCCCAGCCACTCACGCTCTCTGGGAAGCAAGATCCAACCTTTTCGAAAAACCAGTTAATGGCAATGGTGATCCCTCTTCATATGATCCAAAATCTCCTTCCCAAAGCAGGACTAGTATTTCGTATAATTTCTCTTCTGATCTCATTCTTCGTGAGCAGTATAGAAACCCTTGGAATCATATTAGGATGGGGAAGCTTGTTGAGGATTTTGATGCTCTTGCTGGAACCATTGCTTTGAAg CATTGTTGTAATGAAGATGGTAGTACGAGGCCCCTTCTATTGGTTACTGCTGCTGTTGACAAGATGGTTCTTAAGAAATCAATTCATATTGATGCTGATTTTACTATTGTTGGTGCTGTTACCTGGGTTGGACGGTCATCCATGGAGATTCAATTGGAAATGATCCAGTCACCGCATG AGAATCCAAATATCTCAAACTCACCTGCAATTGTAGCTAACTTCACATTTGTGGCTCGTGATTCTAATACGGGAAAGGCAATCCCAATCAACCAGATCACACCTGAAACCGAAAATGAAAGATTGCTCTGGGAAGAAGCAGAACAAGGAAACAAATTAAGGAAGAAAAAGAAGGAAGAAAATAAGCATGGAGAGAGTGGAGACAGTGCCAAGCTCAGTGCACTTTTAGCAGAAGGGCGTATCTTCTCCGATATGCCAGCATTGGCAGACAGAAACAGCATCCTGATGAAGGATACTTACCTGCAAAACTCTTTTATCTGTCAGCCACAACAAAGAAACATCCATGGTCGTATTTTTGGGGGGTTTTTGATGCGAAGAGCTTTTGAACTTGCCTTTTCAACGGCTTATGCGTTTGCCGGTGCAGCACCTCATTTCTTGGAAGTTGATCATGTTGATTTTTTTAAACCA GTGGATGTTGGAAATTTTCTTCGTCTCAAATCATGTGTTTTGTACACAGAACTTGACAATCCAGGTAGACCCCTGCTGAATATTGAAGTAATTGCGCATGTCACAAAGCCTGAACTTCGGTCTAGCGAG GTATCCAACAGATTCTATTTCACATTTGGTGTTGATCTTGAGGCTATTAAAAATGGATTAAGGATTCGAAATGTAGTTCCTGGTACAGAAGAGGAAGCACAAAAGGTGCTCGAACGCATGGATGCTGAGAACTCTTAA
- the LOC127107087 gene encoding uncharacterized protein LOC127107087 isoform X2 codes for MGKNQAYKAMQRARLGGASGGPDEVEDGMVDGSFHSPEWHAARLASLKTSHTITWEEYKKKQKEEELKKGELEADADRMMREYRAQLDAERARKLSQGRNHSSSKSKHSKDKRDKISKKHSSKKRKEYFLYNKGRLYY; via the exons ATGGGGAAAAATCAAGCCTACAAAGCTATGCAGAGAGCTAGGCTTGGCGGTGCCTCCGGCGGCCCCGACGAGGTTGAAGATGGCATG GTGGATGGTTCATTTCATTCACCAGAGTGGCATGCCGCCCGTTTGGCTAGCCTTAAAACGTCTCACACGATCACCTGGGAAGAGTacaaaaagaaacaaaag GAAGAAGAACTGAAAAAGGGGGAGCTGGAAGCAGATGCAGATAGGATGATGAGGGAGTACAGGGCTCAACTAGATGCTGAAAGGGCTCGCAAACTTTCCCAGGGAAGAAATCACTCTAGTAGTAAGTCTAAACATTCAAAAG ATAAGAGGGACAAAATTTCGAAGAAGCATAGCAGCAAAAAAAGAAAG GAGTATTTCCTATATAACAAAGGGAGACTATATTATTGA